Proteins encoded within one genomic window of Setaria italica strain Yugu1 chromosome IV, Setaria_italica_v2.0, whole genome shotgun sequence:
- the LOC101782960 gene encoding chlorophyll a-b binding protein 8, chloroplastic produces the protein MAAQALLSGRQLLGRPVQAVSRSSARKAPFVVRASSSPPAKQGADRQLWFASKQSLSYLDGTLPGDYGFDPLGLSDPEGTGGFIEPKWLAYGEVINGRFAMLGAAGAIAPEVFGKLGLIPPETALPWFKTGVIPPAGTYNYWADSYTLFVFNMALMGFAEHRRLQDWYNPGSMGKQYFLGLEKFLAGSGDPSYPGGPLFNPLGFGKTEKEMKELKLKEIKNGRLAMLAILGYFIQGLVTGVGPFQNLLDHLADPVNNNVLTSLKFH, from the exons ATGGCGGCTCAGGCTCTCCTCTCCGGCCGGCAGCTGCTCGGCCGCCCCGTGCAAGCCGTCTCCCGGTCGTCCGCGAGGAAGGCGCCCTTCGTCGTCAGGGCCAGCTCCAGCCCTCCGGCCAAG CAAGGCGCTGACAGGCAGCTGTGGTTCGCGTCCAAGCAATCCCTCTCCTACCTCGATGGCAC gCTGCCCGGCGACTACGGTTTCGACCCGCTGGGCCTCTCCGACCCGGAGGGCACCGGCGGCTTCATCGAGCCCAAGTGGCTGGCCTACGGGGAGGTGATCAACGGGCGCTTCGCCATGCTGGGCGCTGCGGGCGCCATCGCTCCGGAGGTCTTCGGCAAGCTGGGCCTCATCCCGCCGGAGACGGCGCTGCCGTGGTTCAAGACGGGGGTCATCCCGCCGGCGGGCACCTACAACTACTGGGCCGACTCCTACACGCTCTTCGTCTTCAACATGGCGCTCATGGGCTTCGccgagcaccgccgcctccaggaCTGGTACAACCCGGGCTCCATGGGCAAGCAGTACTTCCTCGGCCTCGAGAAGTTCCTCGCCGGCTCCGGCGACCCGTCCTACCCCGGCGGCCCGCTCTTCAACCCGCTCGGGTTCGGAAAGACCGAGAAGGAGATGAAGGAGCTCAAGCTCAAGGAGATCAAGAACGGCAGGCTCGCCATGCTCGCCATCCTCGGGTACTTCATCCAGGGGCTCGTCACCGGCGTCGGCCCCTTCCAGAACCTGCTCGACCACCTCGCCGACCCCGTCAACAACAACGTCCTCACCAGCCTCAAGTTCCACTAG